From a single Mycosarcoma maydis chromosome 2, whole genome shotgun sequence genomic region:
- a CDS encoding uncharacterized protein (related to PRY1 - strong similarity to the plant PR-1 class of pathogen related proteins), with product MKVTSVIAVIVGTFAALASVSCASQPVIERNSIASDQNDELQPRDTSSCKASARIRNHQHRIKSKKKDTAKKVVVKPNTKSHRKTSSKWPTRTRKPAFQTPKIVAHTSQSRTVSSTRSSAESASTGTADSNLSNFETTMLEIHNMDRAKHSASPLTWDTTLASAAAKWASDCKWGHTPNNAYGQNIAAGTASGFGAKDATDLWYDENSQYDFTKAQYSAATGHFTQMVWKGSNKLGCAIQKCSSEQIGLGGSGTAQYVVCNYDPPGNYIGKFKENVSPN from the coding sequence ATGAAAGTCACATCTGTGATCGCTGTCATTGTCGGCACTTTTGCCGCCCTTGCGTCAGTCTCTTGCGCCTCTCAGCCTGTCATCGAGCGAAACAGCATTGCAAGCGACCAGAATGACGAATTGCAACCCAGAGATACTTCGAGCTGTAAAGCCTCAGCAAGAATCAGAAATCACCAGCACCGCAtaaagagcaagaagaaggacaCTGCCAAGAAAGTCGTCGTCAAACCAAACACAAAGTCTCATCGCAAGACGAGTTCAAAATGGCCCACCAGAACTCGGAAGCCTGCATTCCAAACCCCCAAGATCGTTGCTCACACTTCGCAGTCCAGGACTGTGAGCTCAACTAGGTCGTCGGCAGAATCTGCCTCGACAGGAACCGCCGACTCGAATCTGTCCAATTTCGAGACCACCATGCTCGAGATCCATAATATGGATCGAGCCAAACACTCAGCGTCGCCGCTCACGTGGGACACGACTCTggcttcggctgctgccaaaTGGGCATCAGACTGCAAATGGGGACACACGCCCAACAACGCATATGGCCAGAATATTGCTGCGGGCACAGCGAGTGGTTTCGGCGCCAAAGATGCCACCGACTTGTGGTATGATGAAAACTCTCAGTATGATTTCACCAAGGCACAGTATAGCGCTGCCACGGGACATTTCACGCAGATGGTTTGGAAAGGCTCGAACAAGCTTGGTTGCGCGATTCAAAAGTGCTCCTCAGAGCAGATTGGGTTAGGTGGATCCGGAACGGCGCAGTATGTCGTGTGCAACTATGACCCACCTGGAAACTATATCGGAAAGTTCAAGGAGAACGTCTCGCCCAACTAG
- a CDS encoding uncharacterized protein (related to histone acetyltransferase) has translation MASATLSATNQRDEAQSTLLAIGSACQVYDSKTGESYPATVLSRRSGSSSTPPSAGADTDNVQYYIHRHDQDKRMDGWVDCSSIRPLSKLSSLDVKLTSAPTKGVNGNAIPHSLEKGKRKAEHDLINQGSDASRTPSVSRQASPAPADRSSNHRGRHKTTASSPSDTPALRNIDRVLYGSYDIKTWYYSPYPLDHDDDGPENSTAHSASAALSNNRRNQSPSTLRAGASASKRAVRGDSTSGLGGALATSARDAPAIKSLAASTTIDTVTSSGRQSPASPSVSSGTIRGKKDHLIPTKMLWICDGCFKYIKTYSGFAAHRKFCSNTHPPGRKVYQRGAHIIWEVDGAAQKLYCQNLSLFGKLFIDHKTIYFDVESFVFYILTDAANATFDHPLGFFSKEKVSYDDYNLACIVTFPPFQRKSFGTLMIEFSYYLSAGQGMLGTPERPLSDLGLKGYLSFWTAVLLRALIGCFDGPFQVRTGNSGEGRQRRASSPTKPLDRASADQHKRDKMQDALRRWYILTQRCKLLGVTIESISHQAACAELQQLVAEADASDNSANSAAGLHKRKQRLKGWAGSAPTRSSHRSQNGAVTAALVDAENAAGRRSSRVATDGSAAHESHEMPIHPALDLSKMDDDAACTMVVSVENLSRLTHLRADDIVLALHESGLVDPARTPYLHTTDQVVVQHSGEAAAVVDQPTQSNGNNTSNLTLLLTREMLRKAVARLNIRPAVLDESYALI, from the coding sequence ATGGCTTCGGCGACACTGTCCGCCACCAACCAGCGAGATGAAGCGCAGTCGACACTCTTGGCCATAGGATCTGCCTGTCAAGTCTACGACAGCAAAACAGGTGAATCGTACCCGGCCACTGTCCTCTCACGCCGATCGGGCAGCTCATCCACCCCTCCATCCGCTGGCGCCGATACCGATAACGTTCAATACTACATTCATCGACATGATCAGGACAAACGTATGGACGGATGGGTAGACTGCTCGTCCATTCGGCCTTTATCAAAGCTATCCAGCTTGGACGTCAAGCTCACTTCGGCTCCTACCAAAGGCGTCAATGGCAATGCAATCCCACATTCCCTCGAAAAGGGAAAGAGGAAAGCGGAGCACGATCTCATAAACCAAGGCAGCGATGCAAGTCGCACTCCATCCGTCAGCCGACAGGCTTCTCCAGCGCCTGCCGATCGATCCTCGAATCATCGTGGTAGGCACAAGACCACCGCGTCTTCGCCTTCCGACACTCCAGCGCTGCGAAACATCGATCGTGTCTTGTATGGCAGCTACGATATCAAGACTTGGTATTACAGTCCCTACCCACTTGATcacgatgacgatggtcCGGAAAACTCAACGGCTCATTCGGCGTCCGCGGCTCTGTCAAACAACAGGCGAAACCAATCGCCCTCAACTCTGCGTGCCGGAGCGAGTGCTTCTAAACGTGCAGTACGCGGGGATAGCACGAGTGGGCTGGGAGGTGCGTTAGCCACGTCAGCTCGCGACGCACCCGCCATCAAATCTCTAGCAGCTTCCACCACAATTGACACTGTTACATCAAGTGGTCGACAGTCACCCGCCTCACCCTCCGTCAGCAGCGGCACGATTCGAGGCAAGAAAGATCATTTAATCCCCACCAAAATGCTTTGGATCTGCGACGGGTGCTTCAAATACATCAAGACTTACAGCGGCTTTGCTGCACATCGCAAGTTCTGCAGCAACACCCATCCTCCTGGTCGAAAAGTTTATCAACGCGGTGCACACATCATCTGGGAAGTCGATGGCGCAGCCCAGAAGCTCTATTGCCAAAATCTATCGCTCTTCGGTAAACTCTTTATTGATCACAAGACCATCTATTTCGACGTCGAATCTTTCGTCTTTTACATTCTGACAGATGCCGCCAATGCTACGTTTGATCATCCGCTTGGATTCTTTTCCAAAGAAAAAGTTTCGTATGATGATTACAACTTGGCTTGCATCGTCACTTTCCCTCCGTTTCAGAGGAAGAGCTTCGGGACGTTGATGATCGAATTTTCGTACTACCTTTCGGCGGGTCAGGGGATGTTGGGTACGCCAGAAAGACCTTTATCCGATCTAGGCTTGAAGGGATATCTGTCGTTTTGGAcggcggtgctgctcaGAGCCCTTATTGGGTGCTTTGATGGTCCATTCCAAGTTCGGACTGGCAACAGCGGTGAAGGGAGACAGCGGAGGGCTTCTTCTCCTACCAAGCCGCTAGACCGTGCGAGCGCCGATCAGCACAAGCGAGACAAGATGCAAGATGCTCTGCGACGATGGTATATCCTCACACAACGATGCAAGCTGCTAGGAGTAACGATTGAATCGATCTCGCACCAGGCTGCATGCGCAGAATTGCAACAGCTGGTAGCAGAAGCCGATGCCTCAGACAATTCAGCAAACTCTGCGGCTGGACTGCACAAGCGAAAGCAAAGACTCAAAGGGTGGGCAGGAAGTGcaccgactcgatcgtcgcATCGCAGTCAGAACGGTGCTGTTACTGCAGCTCTCGTGGACGCTGAAAATGCAGCGGGCCGTCGGTCCTCGAGAGTTGCAACCGATGGCTCAGCCGCACATGAGAGCCACGAGATGCCTATCCATCCAGCATTGGATCTGTCAAAGATGGATGACGATGCGGCTTGTACCATGGTAGTCTCTGTGGAAAACTTGTCGAGACTCACGCATCTACGTGCGGATGACATTGTGCTCGCCTTGCACGAGTCTGGGCTTGTTGATCCGGCCAGGACGCCGTACTTGCACACGACGGATCAGGTTGTAGTGCAACACAGCGGTGAAGCAGCCGCCGTTGTGGATCAACCGACCCAATCCAATGGCAACAATACGAGCAACTTGACACTTCTGCTAACGCGAGAGATGCTGCGCAAAGCAGTCGCACGACTCAACATCCGTCCGGCCGTACTGGACGAATCGTATGCTCTCATTTGA
- a CDS encoding uncharacterized protein (related to TMT1 - trans-aconitate methyltransferase) — protein MAPHELGSAWSHDSYNAMQYLRARTPYPPTMTETAFDYHQQGDGKSKGVDRWQSALEIGCGPGQMSVHLATRFARVYGQDPSPNMLKLANTVKHMSAQELAEVHLPRVQDPTRIEYLQARGEDPVLPLGEKVDLIMMAACIHWMDWETPEANWTKWASVLKPGGTLVVTGGRPVIGPYTGEKGDQLRPLRDWLLDFPLNYPEINEFYGTTKVVRELRSGGLYRKLPMPWHHNPELEALWDRDSYCWIPIDDCTVLGEQATSSQLSKVDDPEQFTCMINNLPEWLRPSVRRAAKCDNSHGDLVITLTTPRKMADWLRSTSGYLKFMQDHPEQRKLSLQDRDFAAVELQKICDSIGIDFDAEIECHHSGALLAIRRTAKDYP, from the coding sequence ATGGCGCCGCACGAATTGGGTTCGGCTTGGAGCCACGATTCTTACAACGCGATGCAGTATCTACGAGCGCGAACACCTTATCCGCCCACGATGACTGAAACTGCATTCGACTATCACCAACAGGGCGATGGCAAATCCAAAGGCGTGGATCGCTGGCAATCGGCTTTAGAGATCGGCTGTGGACCAGGCCAAATGTCAGTTCACCTCGCCACACGCTTCGCCAGAGTGTACGGCCAGGATCCTTCACCAAacatgctcaagctggCCAATACGGTCAAGCACATGTCGGCTCAAGAGTTAGCCGAGGTGCACCTGCCTCGCGTTCAAGATCCGACTCGGATCGAGTATTTGCAGGCTCGTGGCGAGGATCCCGTACTGCCTCTGGGAGAAAAGGTGGACCTGATCATGATGGCAGCTTGCATTCATTGGATGGACTGGGAGACACCCGAGGCCAACTGGACCAAATGGGCGTCGGTGCTCAAGCCAGGAGGGACGCTGGTCGTCACGGGCGGTCGACCGGTCATCGGTCCCTACACGGGTGAAAAGGGGGATCAGCTCCGTCCACTCCGAGACTGGCTGCTAGATTTCCCTCTGAATTATCCCGAGATCAATGAGTTCTATGGCACTACCAAGGTCGTCCGAGAATTACGCAGCGGTGGTCTGTATCGCAAGCTTCCCATGCCCTGGCATCACAATCCCGAACTCGAGGCACTGTGGGATCGCGATTCGTACTGCTGGATCCCGATTGACGACTGTACCGTTTTgggcgagcaagcgactTCTTCGCAGTTGTCCAAAGTCGATGATCCTGAACAGTTCACATGCATGATCAACAACCTACCTGAGTGGCTCCGTCCCAGcgttcgtcgagctgccaAGTGCGACAACTCGCATGGAGATCTGGTCATCACGTTGACCACACCACGAAAAATGGCAGATTGGTTGCGATCCACGTCGGGCTACCTCAAGTTCATGCAGGACCATCCTGAACAGCGCAAGTTGAGCCTTCAGGATCGAGACTTTGCCGCGGTAGAGTTGCAAAAGATATGCGACTCGATCGGTATCGACTttgatgccgagatcgagtgtCATCATTCGGGCGCTCTCCTTGCCATCCGACGAACTGCCAAAGACTATCCATAA
- a CDS encoding uncharacterized protein (related to 8-amino-7-oxononanoate synthase) encodes MLDDELQSALDRRAANGTLRQLTVYPTATSSSSFSSSSSSSSSSFDLASSKRPLVDFSSNDYLSLATSSRVRADFASMVTSNPSLSSQLGSAGSRLLDGNSSIHEATELELTEHFASSSAGLLFNSGYEANVSLLSTLPQPRDVVIYDELVHASVHDGLRRSRVSTHLRIPFRHNSVEHLEEILERLIQDGTLTAATNSNASGARNIWLAVESVYSMDGDVCPLQSLLDAMSRYVDDKRICAIVDEAHSTALYGVRGRGLINALGLQADRRIAARLMTFGKAWGASGAIVLCSKVARHYLINYARPFIFSTALGYPQLTSILASFNSIKDGTAQRAACRTFANSRRLVDGFEAVIRAQLSDATRSIALPPHLRPETQLETQPKQKPDQGEEHNHDFVSWSMQQPSPIIPLLTADARELAAHLRANGLLARPICYPTVPKGEDRVRICVHADNTAEDIDRLIECVRMWTEEAQGQRIGNVVNGRSTLSAPQSLSSKL; translated from the coding sequence atgctcgacgatgagctTCAATCGGCACTCGACAGACGCGCTGCTAACGGCACCCTGAGACAACTCACAGTCTACCCCACCGCTacatcctcatcctcattctcttcctcatcctcatcctcatcctcatcgttCGATTTGGCTTCCTCTAAAAGACCGCTCGTCGACTTCTCAAGCAACGACTATCTCAGCCTCGCGACTTCTTCGCGTGTTCGTGCCGACTTTGCCTCCATGGTCACTTCCAACCCTTCGCTCTCCTCTCAACTTGGGAGTGCAGGTTCCCGACTGCTTGACGGTAACTCTTCCATTCACGAAGCGACCGAACTCGAGCTCACCGAGCACTTTGCATCTTCCTCCGCCGGCTTACTGTTCAACTCGGGCTATGAAGCCAACGTTTCGCTACTAAGTACGCTACCTCAACCCAGAGACGTGGTGATCTACGACGAACTTGTACACGCTTCTGTACACGATGGACTACGAAGGTCACGTGTCTCCACCCATCTTCGAATTCCTTTCCGGCATAATTCGGTTGAACACTTGGAAGAGATACTTGAGAGATTGATACAAGATGGTACActgacagcagcaactAACAGCAACGCTTCAGGTGCTAGAAATATCTGGTTGGCGGTGGAGAGTGTTTATTCGATGGACGGCGATGTGTGCCCTCTACAATCACTGTTGGACGCCATGTCGAGATATGTCGATGACAAGCGTATTTGCGCTATTGTGGACGAAGCACATTCGACAGCGCTGTATGGTGTGCGTGGAAGGGGTCTGATCAACGCTCTTGGCTTGCAAGCAGACAGAAGGATCGCTGCTCGTTTGATGACGTTTGGTAAAGCATGGGGTGCTTCTGGGGCCATTGTGTTGTGCAGCAAAGTGGCAAGACATTATCTCATCAATTATGCAAGACCATTCATCTTCAGTACCGCGCTAGGCTACCCACAGCTCACCTCGATTCTCGCTTCGTTCAATTCGATCAAGGACGGCACTGCGCAACGTGCGGCTTGCAGAACATTTGCAAACTCCCGAAGGCTCGTTGATGGGTTCGAAGCTGTGATCCGAGCGCAACTATCGGATGCAACAAGAAGCATTGCTTTGCCGCCCCATCTCCGGCCCGAAACTCAACTTGAAACACAGCCCAAGCAGAAGCCGGACCAGGGAGAGGAGCACAATCATGACTTTGTCAGCTGGTCCATGCAACAGCCTTCGCCCATCATCCCACTGCTCACAGCCGACGCTCGAGAGCTGGCGGCACATCTGAGAGCAAATGGTTTATTGGCTAGGCCCATCTGCTACCCAACGGTACCCAAAGGCGAAGATAGAGTAAGGATCTGTGTTCATGCTGACAACACAGCAGAAGATATAGATCGGCTCATCGAATGCGTTCGGATGTGGACCGAGGAGGCTCAAGGGCAACGAATAGGCAACGTAGTCAATGGTCGCTCAACACTGTCAGCACCTCAGTCGCTGTCGTCCAAACTGTAA
- a CDS encoding uncharacterized protein (related to Deoxyribose-phosphate aldolase), with protein MSRNSVTQESLSSAIESLLASLPSDLTALAPIQPAPKIPTTEAEVLALIDHTILAPNTTLNQIAAVCKEAKHYGTATVCVNSSMIPYVSSHLSGTSVQPISVIGFPFGSSNTPSKVLESRIACQEGAREIDMVNNIGLVRSQKYLEVYNDILAVANECHANNAKLKVILETSMLAKEEIVAASYLACLAGADFVKTSTGYGGGGATKEDVRLMYEVAKREDLGWDGKHKEVKASGGIRSLETVQLMVSNGATRVGASGTTAIVQQIRSGAAAAPAAPGSNY; from the coding sequence ATGTCTAGAAATTCTGTGACGCAAGAATCACTTTCATCGGCCATAGAGTCGCTCCTCGCTTCTCTTCCTTCCGATCTCACCGCGCTTGCGCCTATCCAGCCCGCACCCAAAATCCCCACCACCGAAGCCGAAGTTTTGGCTTTGATTGACCACACAATCCTCGCACCCAATACGACGCTCAACCAAATTGCTGCTGTCTGCAAGGAAGCCAAGCACTACGGCACTGCCACCGTCTGCGTCAATTCATCCATGATCCCCTACGTATCTTCCCACCTTTCTGGCACGTCTGTACAACCCATCTCGGTCATCGGCTTCCCCTTCGGATCGTCCAACACCCCCTCCAAGGTCCTAGAATCCCGCATCGCatgccaagaaggagcACGTGAAATCGACATGGTCAACAACATCGGTCTTGTCCGATCTCAGAAATACCTCGAAGTGTACAACGACATTCTCGCAGTTGCCAATGAATGCCACGCGAACAatgccaagctcaaagTCATCTTGGAAACCTCGATGCTGGCCAAAGAAGAGATTGTAGCTGCTAGTTATCTGGCCTGTTTGGCTGGAGCAGACTTCGTCAAGACCAGCACAGGGTacggtggtggaggtgcAACCAAGGAGGATGTAAGGCTGATGTACGAGGTGGCAAAGAGGGAAGATCTCGGATGGGATGGCAAGCACAAGGAGGTCAAGGCAAGTGGTGGCATCAGGAGTTTAGAGACGGTTCAATTGATGGTCAGTAATGGTGCTACCAGGGTCGGCGCGAGTGGTACAACGGCCATCGTTCAGCAGATCAGgagtggcgctgctgctgcacctgctgcaCCAGGGTCCAACTACTAG
- a CDS encoding uncharacterized protein (related to sulfide:quinone oxidoreductase, mitochondrial precursor) has protein sequence MHAMLNSTLAATARVSRSRFGSVSQAVRSLATVSGSPVRHGASGSSNHKVAVIGGGSAGMLVSHQLLRSGAFAQDDIAVVDPSEWHHYQPGWTLVGGGLKDKRDLRRPLASLLDPKLKHYASAVDTFAPEQNQITLANGNKIAYDQLVVVPGLSINYDAIKGLPEALADPSSLVSTIYGYDTCDKVFDTIAKLKSGKAIFTQPAGVIKCAGAPQKAMWLALDHWKKGGLYNPADPANSPISIDFATGMPVMFGVPKYSERLNELRQQRGVEGLFQHDLVAIEGNTAVFARPDGAEQVRKQFDLLHVTPKMGPLTVIKNSALADGAGFVDVDQETTRHKRFDNVWSIGDASSLPTSKTAAAITAEAPVLVRNLGQAIQGKHPDAAYDGYTSCPLLTEYGKVMLAEFKYGGIPKETFGSLFGIDQGVPRTAFYHLKKDFFPWIYYNSYVKGTWAGPKGWSFASAPLSSEAVAGKRAFSTSRTVPQQAPGSRRGFATSSVGLRNTPARRPRDPLDASPDAIRHTLPSGETFIVRPPPSSAPARSTVYQPQPLLHAQPASDSSSLPPALRPRSRFAARRETTEVAVTPDQIAEIQRLRRQDPITYTKSKLAKQFNCSPLFISIIAPLPKAVKQVKKQQDDLKKQSWGLNKRVARAEREERRLLW, from the coding sequence ATGCACGCGATGCTCAATTCGACTCTCGCCGCAACTGCAAGAgtgtctcgctctcggtTCGGCAGTGTCAGCCAGGCTGTTCGGTCTCTAGCTACCGTTTCGGGCTCACCTGTTCGGCATGGCGCCTCTGGCTCGAGCAACCACAAGGTGGCCGTCATCGGTGGTGGATCTGCTGGTATGTTGGTCAGCCATCAGCTCCTTCGATCCGGTGCTTTTGCTCAAGACGACATTGCCGTCGTCGACCCTTCCGAATGGCACCACTACCAGCCAGGCTGGACGCTTGTTGGCGGCGGTCTCAAGGACAAACGCGACCTTCGACGACCTCTCGCATCGCTTCTCGACcccaagctcaagcactACGCTTCCGCCGTCGACACGTTTGCCCCCGAACAGAATCAGATCACCTTGGCCAACGGCAACAAGATTGCCTACGACCAGCTCGTGGTGGTACCTGGTCTCAGCATCAATTACGATGCCATAAAAGGCTTACCCGAGGCGCTTGCCGATCCTTCTTCGCTCGTCTCTACCATCTACGGCTACGACACGTGCGACAAGGTGTTTGAcaccatcgccaagctcaaaTCTGGCAAAGCCATCTTCACCCAACCTGCCGGCGTGATCAAATGTGCCGGTGCACCCCAGAAAGCCATGTGGTTGGCATTGGACCACTGGAAAAAGGGAGGCTTATACAACCCTGCTGATCCCGCCAATTcgcccatctcgatcgactttgccaCTGGTATGCCCGTCATGTTTGGCGTGCCCAAATACAGCGAGCGACTCAACGAGCTTCGTCAGCAGCGCGGTGTTGAGGGTCTCTTCCAGCATGACCTCGTAGCGATTGAGGGCAACACAGCCGTCTTTGCTCGTCCCGATGGCGCCGAGCAGGTGCGCAAGCAGTTCGACCTGCTTCATGTGACGCCTAAGATGGGACCTCTGACTGTGATCAAGAACAGCGCGCTGGCTGATGGAGCTGGATTCGTTGATGTCGACCAGGAGACTACGCGACACAAGCGCTTCGATAATGTATGGAGTATCGGGGACGCCTCTTCTCTGCCTACTTCAAAGACTGCGGCGGCTATCACGGCGGAAGCGCCTGTGTTGGTGCGCAACCTCGGCCAGGCAATTCAAGGAAAGCATCCTGACGCGGCGTACGATGGGTACACATCGTGTCCTTTGCTTACCGAGTACGGAAAGGTGATGCTGGCCGAGTTCAAGTATGGTGGTATCCCAAAAGAGACATTTGGCAGCTTGTTCGGCATCGATCAGGGTGTTCCGAGGACGGCATTTTACCATTTGAAAAAGGATTTCTTCCCGTGGATTTACTACAACTCGTACGTCAAGGGTACGTGGGCCGGTCCCAAGGGGTGGTCGTTTGCCTCAGCGCCCCTCAGCTCTGAGGCTGTCGCTGGCAAGCGCGCATTCTCCACTTCAAGGACCGTACCACAGCAAGCACCTGGATCCAGGAGAGGATTTGCAACGTCAAGCGTGGGTCTGCGCAACAcaccagctcgacgacctcGCGACCCACTCGACGCATCACCGGACGCCATCCGACACACTCTGCCGAGCGGTGAGACGTTCATCGTCCGTCCACCGCCTTCGTCCGCCCCTGCGCGATCGACAGTGTACCAACCTCAGCCTCTGCTGCACGCTCAGCCCGCTTCCGACTCTTCGTCGCTCCCGCCCGCTCTGCGACCTCGATCGCGTTTTGCGGCACGACGCGAAACCACCGAAGTTGCCGTCACACCTGATCAGATCGCCGAGATCCAACGTCTTCGTCGCCAAGATCCCATCACCTACACCAAATCCAAGCTGGCAAAGCAGTTCAACTGCAGCCCACTcttcatctcgatcatTGCGCCATTGCCTAAAGCGGTCAAGCAGGTCAAGAAGCAACAGGATGACCTGAAGAAACAGTCGTGGGGTTTGAACAAGCGCGTCGCTAGGGCTGAGCGCGAGGAGCGTCGCTTGCTGTGGTAG